GCTCGAGGCGCAGGGGAAGCGTTGCGATAGAACGCAGCGCGAGCCATGCCTCCATTGGGCCTAACGCGGCCCCGGTAAGGGTGCGCCATTGATCGAGTTTTGCGCGTAGCTCGAGGTCGCGCACTGCGACGTGGCCGAGCAGGAGGTCGCTATGTCCGGTCATCGACTTCGTATCCGAGGCGACGGAGAAATCGGCGCCAAGTGCGAGAGGAAGTTGTCCCAGCGGCGTGAGCGTGGTGTTGTCTACAGCGACCAGAGCACCCGCACGATGCGCTGCTTCGCTGAGCAGGGCGATGTCGCATATCTCCATGCCGGGGTTGCTGGGCGACTCCAGCCAGAGAAGACGCGCGCCCTCAAGCAGCTCAGCCTGCGCGTTTCCAGCGGTGGGTGCCATACGCAGCGTGATTCCCATGGGAGCGAAGTACTCCTGCAGCAGGACGCGGGCGGTGTAGTACGCGTTCGATGGAAGAACGACGACGTCACCGGGTCGCAGGATCGCTCCGAAGACCGCGGCACACGCTGCCATGCCAGAGGCGAAGACAAGCGCGGTTGCCTGGTAGTTTTCGCCTGAAGCGAGCTGGCCGGACTCCATCTGGCCGATGGCTCTTTCGAGTGCAGTCCAGGTTGGATTGTGCGAGCGTGCGTACGTGTAGGGGGTCTCCGATGGGTCGCCTGGTGTGTGATACGGCGCTGCGAAGACAGGCCCTGCGTGCAGTGGCTCGCCGGGAACGGTTCGGCTTAGCGTGGAACGGATGATCTTGGTGGAGTCGCGCATAGATTTTCGAGGTGCAGATTCGGTTTGAACCGATTGATGGTAGCAGGCTTAGCGGGGTAGCTTCTTCTACGCTTTTTTCGATTTACTGGCAGGTTTAGAGAAGTGTTCCCAACCGCCGGGCTTCAACTCTGTACGGCTGCCATCTGGCGCTAGCAGAGTCATCAGTGCGTGTCCGGTGCGTCGTGTCTTGAGAGTGCCGATTCTCGTGAGCGGCACTCCAGCGAGAGTGGATGGCATCTTGACGGAGGATGGCGCGGCGAAGAGCAGCTCGTAGTCTTCGCCCCCGTGCAACGTTGCTTGCAGGGCAGCGGCGGCATTCAGCTTGCGCGCGAACGGATGAATCGGCAGTGCCTCCTGTTCGATCTCTGCGCTGACTCCTGAGGCGCGGCAGAGGTGGGACAGGTCTGTCGAGAGCCCGTCGCTGATATCGAGGCAGGCCGTGGCGAGTCCACGTCGCTGGAGGGCCTCGCCCACGTCCAGACGTGGCTCGGGAAACATGTGGGGATGATCTTCGTTGGTTTGATGATTCAGGGTCCGACGTCTTCTACTCAGCATGGTCGCTAACTCTGCGGCCGCGCCACCGAGTTGGCCGGTTACGTAGAGTGCGTCTCCCGGGGAGGCTCCAGAGCGGCGCAGTGCTCTACCCTTTGGAGCGGATCCGATCAGAACGATGTCGGCGAGGATCAAGGCGCTCCTGCCGCCGGGCGACTCTGAGGTGTCTCCTCCTGCGAGGGGGACGCTGTGCAACTCGGCGAGCGCACGCAGGCCGTGGAAGAAGCCTTTTGTCCAGGCGCGGCCAGCGGATTTTGTGAGCATGGTGGAGGGAAGCGCGAGGGAGAGGAAGGCGGCGATGGGAGTCGCGCCCATGGCGGCGAGGTCGCTCAGTCCACGAGCGAGGCAGCGATGGCCTACCGACTCCGGAGGGTGGGAGTCGCAGCGGAAGTGCCGTCCCTCGAGCGTAAGGTCTGTGGTTACCAGTACTTCGCATCCAGGGGGAGGGCGGAGGATCGCGCAGTCGTCGCCGATGCCGAGCTTGACCGCGCTGCTGCTGGTGGCAAAATCTTGGCGGATCTGCTCGATCAGATCGAGTTCTCCAAAGGGTGGGGAAGGTTTTTTCATGCTGATGGCAGCATAAACGTTTAGCACAATGTGACTCTTTTGTGGTAGTTACGGGAAAAAGATCTGGTCTATGCTCGTTTGCATGGCGGGTAACTGCTTTGGTACCCTCTTAGAGGACGCTCAAGAGAGATTTGCAATCAGAAATGGCGATTGATGAATTCGATTTGCCTTGTGTGATTTTTTGATTGAAATTTCTTCGAGCCGCGATTTGCTTCGCGGTCAAACCTGGGCCAGGGACTCTGATTGAAGCTGAAAAAACGTCATTACCTCATGCTCGTCAGCCGCGATGAAGAGGGCAACCTAAGTAAGGTGCCGGTGCCTCTGCACTACGCGTATATCTTTGTGGGCGCGGCAATTATCGGCATGTTCACCATTACCGGGCTGGCCGGGTCGTACTCCCGGATGCTGATCAAGACCGCCCGGTTCAATCAGTTGCGTCAGGACCACAACTCACTCCAAAAGGACTATGCACACCTGGAGAAGGCGGCGCACGAAAAAGATATTCA
The nucleotide sequence above comes from Tunturibacter empetritectus. Encoded proteins:
- a CDS encoding cystathionine gamma-lyase, whose product is MRDSTKIIRSTLSRTVPGEPLHAGPVFAAPYHTPGDPSETPYTYARSHNPTWTALERAIGQMESGQLASGENYQATALVFASGMAACAAVFGAILRPGDVVVLPSNAYYTARVLLQEYFAPMGITLRMAPTAGNAQAELLEGARLLWLESPSNPGMEICDIALLSEAAHRAGALVAVDNTTLTPLGQLPLALGADFSVASDTKSMTGHSDLLLGHVAVRDLELRAKLDQWRTLTGAALGPMEAWLALRSIATLPLRLERSCENAQRIAEFLASRKDVQSVLYPGLPTHAGHAIAKRQMRYFGPVLSFVLRDKKSADTFLSKSSLLTEATSFGGVTTTAERRAKWGGDTVPDGFIRMSAGCEAIEDLLDDMAQALDAAQ
- the thiL gene encoding thiamine-phosphate kinase codes for the protein MLNVYAAISMKKPSPPFGELDLIEQIRQDFATSSSAVKLGIGDDCAILRPPPGCEVLVTTDLTLEGRHFRCDSHPPESVGHRCLARGLSDLAAMGATPIAAFLSLALPSTMLTKSAGRAWTKGFFHGLRALAELHSVPLAGGDTSESPGGRSALILADIVLIGSAPKGRALRRSGASPGDALYVTGQLGGAAAELATMLSRRRRTLNHQTNEDHPHMFPEPRLDVGEALQRRGLATACLDISDGLSTDLSHLCRASGVSAEIEQEALPIHPFARKLNAAAALQATLHGGEDYELLFAAPSSVKMPSTLAGVPLTRIGTLKTRRTGHALMTLLAPDGSRTELKPGGWEHFSKPASKSKKA